The following are encoded in a window of Gramella sp. MT6 genomic DNA:
- a CDS encoding glycosyltransferase: protein MDKNKNIKILVVVGSFKIGGAEKMAIVIGEELSKRGFFVHYAIQKPIFQIPHNIENKRIHVLNKKKESSKYYHHLNNIIQIKKLAKSYDPDVVIGLTYFSSFLSCFTFCKNIIGTFDVNPYSLGKKRHRIADFVCNWSNVKRVVGPSIGTVNELKKARPQFDNKFITIYNSIDFNRVEELSKSEIKESYLYKKPFISAMGRLSNQKNFTLLIRSYATSDLKEHFNLAIIGDGPQKSELLELIKKLGLEDKIFLLGFKSNPYPYIKQSEFFINTSNYESFCVVILEALALGKMVVATDCPSGPGELIQDGLNGYLTEVDNISSLVNKLDFLSKNKKTIQKKSLIAKESVNKFKISSIGNEWENLIGEIL from the coding sequence AAAAAGGGGATTCTTTGTTCATTATGCTATTCAAAAGCCAATTTTTCAAATTCCACACAATATTGAAAACAAACGCATTCACGTTCTAAATAAGAAAAAGGAATCTAGCAAGTATTATCATCATTTAAATAATATCATTCAAATTAAGAAATTAGCAAAAAGCTATGATCCCGATGTTGTAATTGGTTTAACGTATTTTAGTAGTTTTCTTTCTTGTTTTACTTTTTGTAAAAATATTATAGGGACCTTTGATGTTAATCCCTATTCTTTAGGTAAAAAGAGACACCGAATTGCAGACTTTGTTTGTAATTGGTCTAATGTTAAGAGAGTAGTAGGGCCCTCTATAGGTACCGTTAATGAGTTGAAGAAGGCCCGTCCCCAGTTTGACAATAAATTTATTACAATTTATAATTCAATTGATTTTAATAGAGTAGAGGAACTCTCTAAATCGGAAATAAAGGAATCTTACTTGTATAAAAAGCCTTTTATTTCTGCGATGGGTAGATTAAGCAATCAAAAAAATTTCACATTGTTAATTAGGAGCTACGCTACAAGTGACCTTAAAGAGCACTTCAATTTAGCCATTATTGGGGATGGACCTCAAAAATCAGAGTTATTGGAACTCATAAAAAAATTGGGTCTTGAAGACAAAATATTTTTACTTGGTTTTAAAAGCAATCCTTATCCATATATCAAGCAGTCTGAGTTTTTTATAAATACATCTAATTATGAAAGTTTCTGTGTAGTAATTCTTGAAGCATTAGCTTTAGGAAAAATGGTAGTGGCCACTGACTGTCCCTCAGGTCCTGGGGAGTTAATACAAGATGGTTTAAATGGTTATTTAACGGAGGTAGACAATATTTCTTCTTTAGTTAATAAACTGGATTTTTTGTCTAAAAATAAAAAAACGATTCAAAAAAAGTCTTTAATAGCTAAGGAAAGCGTTAATAAATTTAAAATCTCCTCAATAGGAAATGAATGGGAAAATCTTATTGGTGAAATATTATAA
- a CDS encoding aldolase catalytic domain-containing protein, with the protein MDKTFKILDCTLRDGGYYTNWDFDKNLVKTYFSAFNNLPVDYLELGYRSNPMKNYLGEYFYCPQYVLEESKALSDKKLVIILNEKDVRAEHVPDLLGPCIGFITLVRIAIDPKNFKRALSLAEAVKKLGFEVGFNVMYMSAWESEKDFLSQIKEVDGIADYFYMVDSFGGVYPDDVRRTFDIVRNQTNTEIGFHGHNNLQLALINTLTAINCGANIVDATVTGMGRGAGNLQTELLLTALNAKEGLELDFNSLSRVVGPFAEMQKDYEWGTNLPYMVSGANSLPQKEVMSWVTKRFYSLNSIIRALSNQSKGLKDNIDLKNLNENKKYKSALIIGGGPTGKMHSKAIKEFIKNHEELCVIHVSSKNAQEYKDVKNLQIHCLAGNEGHRLEESYENINIKDKLVILPPYPRTMGTYIPKSLEPVAFQLKDISFTDKYYESVTSLAIETALHLGVENFYFAGYDGYNEDIKPQELELFNENEYIIESLKKNSNLSVSSITPTLYESLESKSVFSLI; encoded by the coding sequence ATGGATAAGACTTTTAAAATATTAGATTGCACATTAAGAGATGGAGGATATTATACAAATTGGGATTTTGATAAGAATTTAGTAAAAACCTATTTTAGCGCTTTTAACAACCTTCCGGTTGATTATTTAGAATTGGGTTACAGATCTAATCCTATGAAAAATTATTTAGGTGAATATTTTTATTGTCCTCAATATGTACTGGAAGAATCCAAAGCTTTAAGTGATAAAAAGTTAGTAATAATACTGAATGAAAAGGATGTAAGAGCAGAACATGTTCCTGATTTATTAGGTCCCTGCATTGGGTTTATCACCTTGGTAAGAATTGCAATAGATCCAAAAAATTTTAAAAGAGCATTATCTCTAGCAGAAGCCGTAAAAAAATTAGGATTTGAAGTTGGATTTAATGTTATGTATATGTCTGCTTGGGAATCAGAAAAAGATTTCTTGAGTCAGATAAAAGAAGTAGATGGTATTGCAGATTATTTCTATATGGTTGATTCTTTTGGAGGAGTTTACCCAGATGATGTAAGGAGAACTTTTGATATTGTAAGAAATCAAACTAACACTGAAATTGGTTTTCATGGTCATAACAACCTTCAATTAGCTTTGATAAATACTCTGACAGCAATTAATTGCGGTGCTAATATTGTGGACGCAACAGTAACTGGAATGGGCAGAGGGGCAGGAAATCTTCAAACTGAACTTTTATTAACAGCATTAAATGCTAAAGAGGGTTTAGAACTAGACTTTAATTCCTTGAGCAGAGTTGTTGGTCCATTCGCCGAAATGCAAAAAGATTATGAATGGGGTACTAATTTACCATATATGGTATCTGGAGCAAATTCGCTGCCACAGAAGGAAGTGATGTCATGGGTTACAAAAAGATTTTATTCCTTAAATAGTATTATTCGTGCTTTATCTAATCAATCCAAAGGATTAAAAGATAATATTGATTTAAAAAATCTTAATGAGAACAAGAAATATAAATCAGCATTAATCATTGGGGGAGGTCCTACCGGTAAAATGCATTCGAAGGCTATTAAAGAGTTTATAAAGAATCACGAAGAATTATGCGTAATCCATGTAAGTTCAAAAAATGCCCAGGAGTATAAGGATGTAAAGAATCTGCAAATTCATTGTCTGGCAGGAAATGAGGGTCATAGATTAGAGGAAAGCTATGAAAATATAAACATCAAAGACAAATTGGTTATATTACCTCCCTACCCCAGAACTATGGGTACTTATATTCCTAAAAGTTTGGAACCTGTTGCATTTCAATTAAAAGATATAAGTTTTACTGATAAATATTACGAGTCAGTAACATCATTAGCTATTGAAACAGCATTACATTTGGGAGTAGAGAATTTCTATTTTGCAGGTTATGATGGTTATAATGAAGATATTAAGCCTCAGGAATTAGAATTGTTCAATGAGAATGAATATATTATTGAAAGTTTAAAAAAGAACTCCAACCTTTCTGTAAGCTCAATAACACCAACTTTATACGAAAGTTTAGAATCGAAATCAGTCTTCTCCTTAATATAA
- a CDS encoding HAD-IA family hydrolase, producing MKDLSNYQNILWDFDGVLMDSMPVRNRGFEIVLKNYPNKEVEQLMRFHLNNGGLSRFVKFRYFFENIRNEDISENQIKFFAGKFSEVMRNELLNEKLLISDTVEFVKRFHEKFNMHIVSGSDQKELRFICKKLNLKSYFLSINGSPTPKKELVSILMGKHDYQKDKTVLIGDSINDYEAAEYNGIEFRGYNNKNLKRLEAGYIESFSDGKD from the coding sequence ATGAAAGATTTAAGTAATTATCAAAACATACTATGGGATTTTGACGGCGTACTAATGGATAGTATGCCTGTAAGAAATAGAGGTTTTGAAATTGTATTAAAAAATTACCCAAATAAAGAAGTTGAACAATTAATGCGTTTTCATTTAAATAATGGAGGCCTTTCTAGATTTGTTAAATTCAGATATTTTTTTGAAAATATCCGCAATGAAGATATATCTGAAAATCAAATTAAATTTTTCGCTGGGAAATTTTCTGAAGTGATGAGAAATGAATTATTGAATGAAAAGCTATTAATTTCAGATACTGTTGAATTCGTAAAGAGATTTCATGAAAAATTCAATATGCATATAGTTTCGGGTTCAGACCAAAAAGAGCTTCGCTTTATTTGTAAAAAATTAAACCTAAAGTCTTATTTTCTATCTATTAACGGATCACCAACACCAAAAAAGGAATTAGTGTCAATTCTGATGGGAAAGCATGACTATCAAAAGGACAAGACTGTTTTGATTGGTGATTCAATAAATGATTATGAGGCAGCAGAATATAATGGAATTGAATTTCGTGGTTATAATAATAAAAATCTTAAGAGGCTCGAGGCCGGTTATATAGAAAGTTTTTCAGATGGAAAAGATTAA
- a CDS encoding sulfotransferase domain-containing protein, whose amino-acid sequence MGRKLIIHLGFPKTGTSYLQKNIFPKMAGINFIGRRDNFYSQEAKGLKDFVTFLLFIPEDAFLDRLSSMKGVLLNINKAHFNYSKSEKLPILLSDEALIFRTIDPFNVRWHGKYSASIDRLFRRLKIFVEFCDFDLKLILTLRNQADLIHSVYSERYNVYRNIADINTFSKYLSAILNSKFYDYGMSNLQYDRLIDKIKFFFENDRLLVLKYEQMKKDPLQFYERLLGFLPSDSTVSELSSEINFKAENKREIGFNKKIANLGYKLPRVLKKLNLFTVRLFIKSGLTRESTVEEYILNNGFWFQKYKIINMTQSQRSLINGTFYESNKSLAQAYNEFLDYTNG is encoded by the coding sequence ATGGGAAGAAAATTAATAATTCATTTGGGATTTCCTAAAACAGGTACAAGCTACCTGCAGAAAAATATATTTCCTAAAATGGCCGGCATTAATTTTATTGGTAGGCGGGATAATTTCTATTCTCAAGAAGCTAAAGGATTAAAAGATTTTGTGACTTTTTTATTATTTATTCCCGAAGATGCATTTTTGGATAGATTATCGTCAATGAAGGGTGTTTTGTTAAATATTAATAAAGCACATTTTAATTATTCTAAATCAGAGAAACTACCTATTCTTTTATCAGATGAGGCTCTTATTTTTAGAACAATTGATCCTTTTAATGTCCGATGGCATGGAAAATATAGTGCCTCCATCGATAGATTGTTTAGGAGGCTAAAAATTTTCGTCGAATTTTGCGATTTTGATTTGAAATTAATTTTGACTCTCAGAAACCAGGCCGATTTAATTCATTCTGTGTATAGTGAGCGATATAATGTTTATAGGAATATTGCAGATATTAATACTTTTTCAAAATATCTTTCAGCAATTCTGAACTCAAAATTTTATGATTATGGAATGTCAAATTTACAATATGATCGATTAATAGATAAGATTAAGTTTTTTTTCGAAAATGATAGATTGTTAGTCTTAAAATATGAACAAATGAAAAAAGATCCTTTGCAGTTTTACGAAAGGCTATTGGGATTTTTACCATCAGATAGTACAGTTAGCGAACTGTCATCGGAAATAAACTTTAAAGCGGAAAATAAACGCGAAATTGGCTTTAATAAAAAGATAGCGAACTTGGGCTATAAACTGCCAAGAGTACTAAAAAAATTAAATTTATTTACTGTAAGGTTATTTATTAAGTCAGGTTTGACTAGAGAAAGTACAGTTGAAGAATATATATTAAACAATGGTTTTTGGTTTCAAAAGTATAAGATAATTAATATGACTCAATCGCAACGTAGTTTGATCAATGGAACCTTTTACGAAAGCAATAAATCATTAGCACAAGCTTATAATGAATTTTTAGATTATACAAATGGATAA